A genome region from Triticum aestivum cultivar Chinese Spring chromosome 2B, IWGSC CS RefSeq v2.1, whole genome shotgun sequence includes the following:
- the LOC123042305 gene encoding auxin-responsive protein SAUR21 — protein sequence MCNLITIPSVAWLRRAVRRWRARRSTSTPVPAGHVAVCADGARFMVRLAHLSHPAFLELLRQAEEEYGFPSGASGPVALPCDEDRLRDVLRRVSSSSDSTEPRRSSFCRRRGDSRPLLQAVAFL from the coding sequence ATGTGTAACCTCATCACGATCCCGTCGGTCGCCTGGCTGCGCCGCGCCGTGCGCCGGTGGCGCGCCCGCCGCTCCACCTCCACCCCGGTGCCGGCGGGGCACGTCGCGGTCTGCGCGGACGGCGCGCGGTTCATGGTGCGGCTGGCGCACCTCAGCCACCCCGCGTTCCTGGAGCTGCTCAGGCAGGCGGAGGAGGAGTACGGCTTCCCGTCCGGCGCCTCCGGCCCTGTCGCACTCCCCTGCGACGAGGACCGCCTCCGCGACGTCCTCCGCCGCGTCTCTTCCTCGTCCGACTCCACGGAGCCGCGCCGCTCCTCCTTCTGCCGCCGCCGCGGCGACTCGCGGCCGCTGCTGCAGGCGGTGGCCTTCCTGTGA